From Halalkalicoccus sp. CG83, one genomic window encodes:
- a CDS encoding N-acyl homoserine lactonase family protein, translating to MVDLELTPVERGHIRTDVNHIIEGYRMGSASEPNPETPMDEGPVYNLVIEHPEATILWDTGSHPEAGEGHWPDPLYDAFEHYDADEHPLDVALERVGYSIEEIDAVIQSHLHLDHAGGLHEFAGTDVPIYVHEEELKFAYYSAKSDAGSTAYVAADFDHDLNWRVVHRDRETPFKGIELRRLPGHTPGLLGTDLDADDGRVLVIGDQAYMRANYDEERPLGAGLLWSRRDWYESLRTAKEIERREGATVICGHDPEDLARLEELS from the coding sequence ATGGTCGACCTCGAACTGACCCCCGTCGAACGAGGACACATCCGGACCGACGTCAACCACATTATCGAGGGGTACCGGATGGGTTCCGCGAGCGAGCCGAACCCCGAGACGCCGATGGACGAGGGTCCCGTCTACAACCTCGTGATCGAGCACCCCGAGGCGACGATCCTCTGGGACACCGGCTCGCACCCCGAGGCCGGCGAGGGCCACTGGCCCGATCCGCTGTACGACGCCTTCGAACACTACGATGCCGACGAGCACCCGCTCGATGTTGCCCTCGAGCGTGTGGGCTACTCGATCGAGGAGATCGACGCGGTGATCCAGTCGCATCTGCATCTCGATCACGCGGGCGGCCTCCACGAGTTCGCCGGGACGGACGTGCCGATCTACGTCCACGAGGAGGAGCTCAAGTTCGCCTACTACAGCGCGAAGAGCGACGCCGGCAGCACCGCGTACGTCGCGGCCGACTTCGATCACGACCTGAACTGGCGAGTGGTCCACCGCGATCGCGAGACGCCCTTCAAGGGGATCGAACTCCGCCGCCTGCCCGGGCACACACCCGGTCTGCTGGGGACGGATCTCGACGCCGACGACGGCCGGGTGCTCGTCATCGGCGATCAGGCCTACATGCGCGCGAACTACGACGAGGAACGGCCCCTCGGCGCGGGGCTGCTCTGGAGCAGGCGCGACTGGTACGAGAGCCTCCGGACGGCCAAGGAGATCGAGCGCCGCGAGGGCGCGACGGTGATCTGCGGGCACGACCCCGAGGACCTCGCTCGCCTCGAGGAGCTCAGCTGA
- a CDS encoding SDR family NAD(P)-dependent oxidoreductase, translated as MARTRFEDRTAVVTGAAAGIGRATAERLAREGAHVVVTDVDREGGEGTVELIEETGGDAEFRRLDVSDAGRFEEVVEKVVADRGLDVLVNNAGIGHEAASIEETDPDVFDRVIDVNCRGVWNGCRAVLPIMKEQGSGAIVNVASLGGMIGLPKQAVYTLTKGAVLNFTRTVAAEAGPYGVRANAVCPGFIETALGEAFFAQQDDPEKARKRMEAQYPLKRLGRPEEVADAIAYLASDEASYVTGHGLVLDGGYSIS; from the coding sequence ATGGCTCGAACGCGATTCGAGGACCGGACCGCGGTGGTGACCGGGGCGGCGGCCGGGATCGGCCGGGCGACCGCCGAACGGCTCGCCAGGGAAGGGGCTCACGTGGTCGTGACCGACGTCGACCGCGAGGGCGGCGAGGGGACCGTCGAGCTGATCGAGGAGACGGGCGGGGACGCCGAGTTCCGCAGGCTCGACGTCTCCGACGCCGGGAGGTTCGAAGAAGTGGTCGAGAAGGTCGTGGCCGACCGGGGCCTCGACGTCCTCGTGAACAACGCTGGGATCGGCCACGAGGCGGCGTCGATCGAGGAGACGGATCCCGACGTGTTCGACCGGGTGATCGACGTCAACTGCAGGGGCGTCTGGAACGGCTGTCGGGCGGTGCTACCGATCATGAAGGAGCAGGGATCGGGCGCGATCGTCAATGTAGCCTCGCTCGGGGGGATGATCGGCCTGCCCAAACAGGCGGTCTACACCCTCACGAAGGGCGCCGTGCTCAACTTCACGCGCACCGTCGCCGCGGAGGCGGGCCCCTACGGCGTGCGCGCGAACGCGGTCTGTCCCGGCTTCATCGAGACCGCGCTGGGCGAGGCGTTCTTCGCACAGCAGGACGATCCCGAGAAGGCGAGAAAGCGGATGGAGGCCCAGTACCCGCTGAAACGCCTCGGGAGGCCGGAGGAGGTCGCCGACGCGATCGCCTACCTCGCGAGCGACGAGGCGAGCTACGTCACCGGCCATGGATTGGTGCTCGACGGCGGCTACTCGATCAGCTGA
- a CDS encoding 3-hydroxyacyl-CoA dehydrogenase/enoyl-CoA hydratase family protein gives MNVEEIDRVAVLGAGNMGHGITEVVAIAGYDVTMRDVERELVEDGYASIEWSLEKLAEKGLVDESSETVLERIDTAVDLETAVNDADLVIEAAPERMELKREIFTDLDEFTPSESILASNTSSLSITEIASATDRPEQVVGTHFFNPPVKMDLVEVIYGAETTDETAETAHGFVESIGKTPIYVRKDVNGFVVNSVLGPFGDEAGWMVSEGLYDVREVDAAMVHQRGYPMGPFELADLTGIDIGYHVRKEAGKEVPPIVEEKVEAEELGRKTGRGYYEYEDGEASETSQADGEAVDGDGPDYEPGQGEDVDTLRIEARMINEAAKLIGNDVATAEAIDTGLRLGAGFPEGPCRRADELGLDTVLEKLESLFEEYGAERYEPADHLRKLVESGRTGEDAGAGFYDYGSGAERDYTTLTHTLEDGLLEIELDRPERLNALDQDLMDEIVNLLENADLDEVRAVTFEGAGDRAFCAGADVSGFAGIEPHEKEVTQVFETVAQFPRPTLAKVDGYCLGGGLELALACDLRVATEGSRFGFPEIDLGLIPGGGGTQRTIRMLSEARAKELVFRGEHVDAERAENWGLINRAVSEDEFDDVVEEFVDDLVSGPPIALRKAKRVMNEGRDQDLSAGLEMEAQAFGLLLGTEDASEGAAAFSENREPEFRGE, from the coding sequence ATGAACGTCGAGGAGATCGACCGCGTCGCGGTGCTCGGTGCGGGGAACATGGGCCACGGGATCACGGAGGTCGTCGCCATCGCCGGCTACGACGTGACGATGCGCGACGTCGAGCGGGAGCTCGTCGAGGACGGCTACGCCTCGATCGAGTGGAGCCTCGAGAAGCTCGCCGAGAAGGGACTCGTCGACGAGTCCTCCGAGACGGTGCTCGAACGGATCGACACCGCGGTCGACCTCGAGACCGCCGTGAACGACGCCGACCTCGTGATCGAGGCGGCGCCCGAGCGGATGGAGCTCAAGCGCGAGATCTTCACGGATCTCGACGAGTTCACACCCAGCGAGTCGATCCTCGCGTCGAACACCTCCTCGCTGTCGATCACCGAGATCGCGAGCGCGACCGACCGCCCCGAGCAGGTCGTCGGGACCCACTTCTTCAACCCGCCGGTGAAGATGGACCTCGTTGAGGTGATCTACGGGGCGGAGACGACCGACGAGACCGCCGAGACCGCCCACGGGTTCGTCGAGTCGATCGGCAAGACGCCGATCTACGTCCGCAAGGACGTCAACGGCTTCGTCGTCAACAGCGTGCTCGGCCCGTTCGGCGACGAGGCCGGCTGGATGGTCTCGGAGGGGCTCTACGACGTCCGGGAGGTCGACGCCGCGATGGTCCACCAGCGCGGGTATCCGATGGGCCCGTTCGAGCTCGCGGACCTCACCGGCATCGACATCGGCTATCACGTCCGCAAGGAAGCCGGCAAGGAGGTCCCGCCGATCGTCGAGGAGAAGGTCGAGGCCGAGGAGCTCGGCCGGAAGACGGGCAGGGGCTATTACGAGTACGAGGACGGAGAGGCGTCGGAGACGTCTCAGGCAGACGGCGAAGCCGTCGACGGCGACGGCCCCGACTACGAGCCCGGACAGGGCGAGGACGTCGACACGCTGCGCATCGAGGCCCGAATGATCAACGAGGCCGCGAAACTGATCGGGAACGACGTCGCGACCGCCGAGGCGATCGACACCGGCCTCCGGCTGGGGGCGGGCTTCCCCGAGGGGCCCTGCCGGCGTGCCGACGAGCTCGGGCTCGATACGGTGCTCGAGAAGCTCGAGTCGCTGTTCGAGGAGTACGGCGCCGAGCGCTACGAGCCCGCCGACCACCTCCGGAAGCTCGTCGAATCGGGCCGAACGGGCGAGGACGCGGGCGCCGGCTTCTACGACTACGGCTCGGGCGCAGAGCGCGACTACACGACGCTGACCCACACGCTGGAGGACGGACTGCTCGAGATCGAGCTCGACCGCCCCGAACGGTTGAACGCGCTCGATCAGGACCTGATGGACGAGATCGTCAACCTGCTCGAGAACGCCGATCTCGACGAAGTCCGGGCGGTCACCTTCGAGGGGGCGGGCGACCGGGCGTTCTGTGCCGGCGCGGACGTCTCGGGCTTCGCGGGGATCGAGCCCCACGAGAAGGAGGTGACGCAGGTGTTCGAGACGGTCGCGCAGTTCCCCCGGCCCACGCTCGCGAAGGTCGACGGCTACTGTCTGGGCGGCGGGCTCGAACTGGCGCTCGCCTGCGACCTGCGGGTCGCCACCGAGGGCTCACGGTTCGGGTTCCCCGAGATCGATCTCGGACTGATTCCGGGCGGTGGGGGTACCCAGCGGACGATCAGGATGCTGAGCGAGGCCCGCGCGAAGGAGCTGGTCTTCCGAGGGGAGCACGTCGACGCCGAACGCGCCGAGAACTGGGGGCTGATCAACCGCGCCGTCTCCGAGGACGAGTTCGACGACGTCGTCGAGGAGTTCGTTGACGACCTCGTCTCGGGTCCGCCGATCGCGCTCCGGAAGGCCAAGCGGGTGATGAACGAGGGGCGCGACCAGGACCTCTCCGCGGGCCTGGAGATGGAGGCACAGGCGTTCGGTCTCCTCCTGGGGACCGAGGACGCTTCGGAGGGGGCCGCCGCGTTCTCCGAGAACCGCGAGCCCGAGTTCCGGGGGGAGTGA
- a CDS encoding PaaI family thioesterase: MSNDLAGEELRAFIDDHGYLSWLGLRLDRLERGRVRMSVPGDEKFRNPGPGGSIHGGIVATLIDTASGFALRTTFEDPGTARLATTDLDVSYLRPATGDLTVEAEVLRAGGTTGVTDVAVESANEAEPVAVGRTTYRLFRDS, encoded by the coding sequence GTGTCGAACGACCTCGCCGGCGAGGAGCTCCGGGCGTTCATCGACGACCACGGCTACCTCTCGTGGCTCGGACTGCGGCTGGACCGCCTCGAACGGGGGCGCGTCAGAATGAGCGTCCCCGGCGACGAGAAGTTCCGCAATCCCGGGCCGGGCGGCTCGATCCACGGCGGCATCGTCGCGACGCTGATCGACACCGCGAGCGGCTTCGCGCTCCGGACGACCTTCGAGGACCCCGGGACGGCGCGGCTCGCGACGACCGACCTCGACGTCTCCTACCTGCGACCGGCGACCGGCGACCTCACGGTCGAGGCCGAGGTGCTGCGTGCCGGCGGGACGACGGGGGTCACCGACGTCGCGGTCGAGAGCGCGAACGAGGCCGAGCCGGTCGCGGTCGGACGAACGACCTACCGGCTGTTCCGGGACTCATGA
- a CDS encoding MaoC/PaaZ C-terminal domain-containing protein, with protein sequence MTRFAEVEVGDSFRTRGRTLTEADVTNFAGVSGDFNHLHTDAELMKDSKFGERIVHGALVFSAMTGLLWQSRSERERDAVVAFYGVDRLRFVQPVFVDDTLHVEGEVVETEPRDHPVANGLVRYEVQVENQHGDVVLACELLSLVE encoded by the coding sequence ATGACCCGCTTTGCCGAGGTCGAGGTCGGCGATTCCTTCCGGACGAGGGGACGGACGCTCACCGAGGCCGACGTCACGAACTTCGCCGGGGTCAGCGGCGACTTCAACCACCTCCACACCGACGCGGAGCTGATGAAGGACTCGAAGTTCGGCGAGCGCATCGTCCACGGCGCGCTCGTGTTCAGCGCGATGACGGGACTCCTCTGGCAGTCTCGGAGCGAACGGGAGCGGGACGCCGTCGTCGCCTTCTACGGCGTCGACCGACTGCGCTTCGTCCAGCCGGTCTTCGTGGACGACACCCTCCACGTCGAGGGCGAGGTCGTCGAAACCGAGCCCCGGGACCACCCGGTGGCTAACGGCCTGGTCCGATACGAGGTGCAGGTCGAGAACCAGCACGGGGACGTCGTGCTCGCTTGCGAGCTCCTGTCGCTGGTCGAGTAG
- a CDS encoding Lrp/AsnC family transcriptional regulator has translation MAESPPDWTFKDRDIVILREMSENPQISSRKLTEILDEEYGIDVSHVTVSESIRKMREEGVFRETIVPNEEYFIFGLFEFRFNPEHFEEGWRDAMEYIREDQHTLFYFLSDGEYQWKSVMMFPDRESESRWIHEFYKEHGAVIDNIRNSVIHNVLKFRTDPELLNDLSKHGE, from the coding sequence ATGGCAGAGAGCCCCCCCGACTGGACGTTCAAGGACCGCGACATCGTCATCCTGCGAGAGATGTCGGAGAACCCACAGATATCCTCGCGCAAGCTCACCGAGATCCTCGACGAGGAGTACGGGATCGACGTCTCGCACGTCACCGTCAGCGAGTCGATCCGCAAGATGCGCGAGGAGGGCGTCTTCCGCGAGACGATCGTCCCCAACGAGGAGTACTTCATCTTCGGCCTCTTCGAGTTCCGCTTCAACCCCGAGCACTTCGAGGAGGGCTGGCGCGACGCCATGGAGTACATCCGCGAGGACCAGCACACGCTGTTCTACTTCCTCTCGGACGGCGAGTACCAGTGGAAGTCGGTGATGATGTTCCCCGACCGCGAGTCCGAGTCTCGCTGGATCCACGAGTTCTACAAGGAACACGGGGCGGTGATCGACAACATCCGCAACTCGGTGATCCACAACGTCCTGAAGTTCCGAACCGATCCCGAGCTCCTGAACGACCTCTCGAAACACGGGGAGTGA
- a CDS encoding acyl-CoA dehydrogenase family protein, translating into MAFTLSDEHRAIRRAVRDFGENEIEPVAREHDEEGTYPEELIERAARYDLIAPNIPEEYGGPGMDTLSSTVVTEELWRADPGIGSAIGSRGFGSNMILEFGDEWMKEEWLTRIASGESACASAISEPAHGSNVAGMETRAERDDDGFVIDGNKMWITNGTVADVAVVMAKTDPGAGKRGITAFLVPTDAEGFSAEKIDNKLGIRASDLGELLLDEVRVPEENVIGEVDEGFYQLMNFFGSGRVSVAAQAVGAAQGALDAALEYADEREQFDRKIGEFQAIQHKLAEMATSVEAARSLTYRAAGKVEEDDRRAAMKFASMAKLFASEHAIDVADESIQVHGGAGYVTDHPAERYYRDVRITKIYEGTSEIQKNIIADQLL; encoded by the coding sequence ATGGCATTCACGCTGTCAGACGAACACCGGGCGATCCGGCGAGCGGTGCGCGACTTCGGGGAGAACGAGATCGAACCGGTCGCGCGGGAACACGACGAGGAGGGAACGTATCCCGAGGAACTGATCGAACGGGCGGCCCGCTACGACCTGATCGCGCCCAACATCCCGGAGGAGTACGGCGGACCGGGAATGGACACGCTCTCGAGCACGGTCGTCACCGAGGAGCTCTGGCGGGCCGACCCCGGCATCGGCAGCGCGATCGGCTCGCGAGGGTTCGGCTCGAACATGATCCTCGAGTTCGGCGACGAGTGGATGAAGGAGGAGTGGCTCACCCGCATCGCGAGCGGCGAGTCGGCGTGTGCGAGCGCGATCAGCGAGCCCGCCCACGGGAGCAACGTCGCGGGGATGGAGACGCGCGCCGAGCGCGACGACGACGGGTTCGTGATCGACGGCAACAAGATGTGGATCACCAACGGCACCGTCGCCGACGTCGCCGTCGTGATGGCGAAGACGGACCCGGGAGCCGGAAAGCGCGGCATCACCGCCTTCCTCGTCCCGACCGACGCGGAGGGGTTCTCGGCCGAGAAGATCGACAACAAGCTCGGGATCCGCGCCTCGGATCTGGGGGAGCTACTGCTGGACGAGGTCCGGGTCCCCGAGGAGAACGTCATCGGCGAGGTGGACGAGGGGTTCTACCAGCTGATGAACTTCTTCGGGTCGGGTCGGGTGAGCGTCGCCGCCCAGGCGGTCGGCGCGGCACAGGGCGCGCTCGACGCCGCGCTCGAGTACGCGGACGAGCGCGAGCAGTTCGACCGGAAGATCGGGGAGTTCCAGGCGATCCAGCACAAGCTCGCGGAGATGGCGACTTCGGTCGAGGCGGCCCGGTCGCTCACCTACCGGGCGGCGGGGAAGGTCGAGGAGGACGACCGGCGTGCCGCGATGAAGTTCGCGAGCATGGCGAAGCTGTTCGCGAGCGAGCACGCCATCGACGTCGCCGACGAGTCGATCCAGGTCCACGGGGGGGCGGGCTACGTCACCGACCACCCCGCCGAGCGCTACTACCGCGACGTCCGGATCACCAAGATCTACGAGGGCACGAGCGAGATCCAGAAGAACATCATCGCCGACCAGCTGCTCTGA
- a CDS encoding enoyl-CoA hydratase/isomerase family protein: MSDPDEAVSLDVADGVATITLDRPDRRNALSREVSAGIREALETVDAPGSEARCVVIEGADDAFSAGGDIGAMREWIENDVPADERVRELERSTNETMARLVAFPLPTVAKVDGPAVGAGANLAIACDLQLASENASVGFVFRNVGLSVDVGTSYLLPRIVGENVAKELVFTGEILDAERAGELGLFNHVYPESEFDERADALIERIASGPTVALRHAKRLVGEGLGKSAERAMTDEATAQGIVFDTADHEEGVRAFLEGREPEFEGR, encoded by the coding sequence ATGAGCGACCCGGACGAGGCGGTGTCCCTCGACGTCGCCGACGGCGTCGCGACGATCACGCTCGACCGGCCGGACCGACGCAACGCCCTTTCACGGGAGGTCAGCGCCGGGATCCGGGAGGCGCTCGAGACGGTCGACGCGCCCGGATCGGAGGCGCGCTGCGTCGTCATCGAGGGGGCGGACGACGCCTTCTCGGCGGGCGGGGACATCGGAGCGATGCGCGAGTGGATCGAGAACGACGTGCCGGCGGACGAGCGGGTCCGCGAACTCGAGCGCTCGACCAACGAGACGATGGCCCGGCTCGTCGCCTTCCCGCTGCCCACGGTGGCGAAGGTCGACGGCCCCGCCGTGGGCGCGGGCGCGAACCTCGCGATCGCCTGCGACCTGCAGCTCGCGAGCGAGAACGCGAGCGTGGGGTTCGTCTTCCGGAACGTCGGCCTGAGCGTCGACGTCGGGACCTCCTACCTGCTTCCCAGGATCGTCGGCGAGAACGTCGCAAAGGAGCTGGTGTTCACCGGCGAGATCCTCGACGCCGAGCGGGCCGGGGAGCTGGGGCTGTTCAACCACGTCTACCCCGAGAGCGAGTTCGACGAGCGCGCGGACGCGCTGATCGAGCGGATCGCCTCGGGGCCGACGGTCGCGCTCAGACACGCCAAGCGGCTGGTCGGCGAGGGGCTGGGGAAGTCCGCCGAGCGAGCGATGACCGACGAGGCGACCGCCCAGGGAATCGTCTTCGACACCGCAGACCACGAGGAGGGCGTCCGAGCCTTCCTCGAGGGACGCGAGCCCGAGTTCGAGGGGCGGTAG